The Nicotiana tabacum cultivar K326 chromosome 1, ASM71507v2, whole genome shotgun sequence genome segment ATTTGGGCCTCACTGAAGTGGCCCTAGTGATAAGAGCtgaatttaactataattagaCCCTAAATATCCACCTTCTTGTTTAGTTtggatgataaaagtgataacaaaatgctcttattagtgttgttcaagatttgcaggttatatatgaccagagaaggctatggagtactttttggatcaaatatggagaaaaagagGCTAATCGTAATAAACCACGCGAAACAGCTCAAGTCATAACTGAAAGAGCactgccgcggttccaccgcgaccgcggcagaaccgcggtagAAGAAGGCTGCAGACAAAGTGAGAATCAGAGAGCAAGTTTGGccgcggtttgaccgcgaccgcggcagaaccgcggcggaGGCAGAGAACTTCAGGGACTAAAGtacaaaacacgggatttttagcccaaaaccctatattaaacattagactccgcccaagagaggcatgtattgttttggagagtattttggcaagaagaacaagtgtgagagatcacccaaaataACTTGGTTTTTtcctctctttatttttcttgcaagttttatgatgaatattgttttagtttatttacccatagttatgagtagctaaatcctttgtctaaggttttgatggaacctatttggggatgaacttcttgtttatgctaatacaaattgctagtctcaatctttatttgttcaactttgcgtatgttgtagttaattgataagatcctcaattaactgtgcctatttagtgtgcataactcaggagagagtgcatatttaggttattgttgagcaacaccactcccaaagtataagagggatctataactgcgggtttacaggcaggattagggataacgaagccttgggtgcaatcttaagtgaactgtgttaattaaagctagctagtgtatctcgggagagtgcaataatatattactgtgattactcggaAGATATTTACGGTAAGAAaagtgttcatgattgatagtGGTATGTTGGTCAATTTatatgaagcataaacagaagggattccatcaataggggaagtcattaccttagcATTTTCTTATCATTGTATACAACATTAGCATTTTAGTTTACAACTTGTTATTAACCTTCAACTGTGATTCAAAAGTTTGGGAAATTGATTCTCAAGAGCTTAGTAGTtctaaagatagtgattgataggttaactctctgtggattcgaccctgGGCATAATACTCGGGTTATATTTGTaacgtccgcattgtcctttttataaggcatagttgggtgtgatcacCTAGCTTTGTTGAAAGTTTAAGAGCCCAAAGTCCTCAGACCAAGAGTGACCTGACTTAGGCCTAGAACCAATCTGGTTCTGAGGCAATTCCAAGACCCTTAAGGGTCAATTTTGGAAACCTTAATTCTGAAATCTTTCAGAAATTGCTAGAAACTTCTAGAATAGGAACAATTGTACCAATGCCGAGTAGGAAGGATAGGGATAAGATCCCAAATCCAGAAATTGGACAGTTGTCCATTTTTTGAGATAAGAGGATACTAGAAATTGGACAACTATCCATTTGTGCTGAGGAAAAGATGTCTTTTCCTTGATTTTAGGGATGCCggcaaatttatttttttttgtaccCTAACCCTTATCCCTTTCACTCTCTTACTCTATATAAACACTTTTTTCTTCATTATATAGACACACATTTTAGAGATCTGAACACACAGATTttatatacatctgaatacacATACACCTGGAGATATACACACATACAGAAAATTCTCTGAAAATACACTGATAATGCACTGCTTTTGAGTCTCTTTCCTTCACTTTTAGAAAAGAAATCTTACTGGTTTCATACTTTTGCTAGGGTTTCTGAGTTTGAATTTGAAGCTGTTTTAGTTTCCTGTTTGGTATTTCTTACTGGTGCTTTTGCTCAGATTTTTCAGAGACTTATTTTCTATCTTATTTTGGTTTCTTGTTGCTACTAAGGTACTACTCATGATAATATAAATTTCAGTTTGGTTTAAAAATTTTGTTATTCTACCAAATTTCAGTATCATGACTGTTATTCAGTGTTTGTCAAGTTTTTGTTTGTTTGAATGTAGTTTTGGATATGAGTTATTGCATGACCAATATTGATTGAAATTTGTTTAGCTGAAGTTATTTGCAAATCTGTATAAAGTTGCTTATCTATACAAGTTACTCTACTTAAGTTTTGCTAATTTTATGTTTAAAGTATTCTGAAGGATGCTCAAAATCTGTTTGAACTTCATGCATTTGTTCATGATAGAAGGACTATATTCTTAAGATCCATGTATTTGTCTACAAAAGTAGATGTTAAAAACAACATCTTGAAAGAAATTTATTAGGAATTGTAATATGTATATTTGTCATCAACATGTATAAGGAATTAAACTCATCGTTTAGTtaataagttgtaataatttAGTTATTTCTATATTTTCTCTTGTATAACGTGCTAGTTTAATATTTTAGTAACTTTACTGTATTGTTTAAAGCAGTTAAATACAGTAATTCCAATTTGGTAGTTTTGGAATTTTCCGATTATGAAAAACTGAGTTTTCTGAGCAAATTGGATAGACTTGGTACATTTTCAGGCCCAAACTAATTGGGTCCATGCAAttgtatttttagattttatgCTAATAAATTGAGTTGATAGTTTGGTTAAAGATATTTTATTCTCTAAAAGTTTTAGATACACAATATGATTTTTAACCTTATATTTTAACATGGTGTTAAcataagaaataaaaatacttaGGAAATCTTTGAAATTTATCAAATTGGGCCTGATTTCGAATAAATGATTTGTGTTGTTTATTTCTCATATCTCTTAGCATCATATTTTCAAACACAAGTCAGATTCTATAATTGGCATTACATAAATAAACCATGAAATTTCAATGTCAAATTCGTTTAAACAAATATGTATTAGGCCAGAGTCATTTGGACTCATCATTCCTAGGCCCAAATTATCCTGGTTTAATTTCATTTAGTTCATAAAATGTGCATTGGGCCACAGTCATTTGGACTCAGTCATCGTTAGGCCCAAATCCTTTTAGAATTAAGTTCAGTTAGCTGGCCCAAATAATTGATAATGTATGTATTGGGCCAGAGTTCATTTGGACTCAATCTTTATCAGGTTTGAAGCCTCTTAATTATAGATTCATTGGGCAGCTGATATATGAGCTgcccaattaattcaaaataaatatttcacataGTATTAGACCTTTACACTTAATCACAAGACATAGGGTACTTAGCTTTGAGACATAATCATAACCTTAGGTGCATTTTAAATCGAACTAACTATTACAACTATGTACATTTACGCGTGACATAGTTGTGATGCCAAAGACAAACCAAGGTACATGCTCGCATGACCGTGGTCAAACATTCTTAGTAAATAAAACGCCTTAATCAAATACTCGTAGAAATACTTTTAGGCGTTGTTTTTAAACTACTATCATGATTGCGTACATGTTCGCGTGACGTGATtgtgattttttaaaataaatccaAAGTACTCGTTCGCGCGACTTTGACCAAGCTTTTTCTTAAATAAACTAAGTGTTgtgaattgtgtacacgtacgcgtgacgtGATTCTTAATGCACCAAACTGGAacgagtatacgtacgcgtaactcatcTTAAGTCAATTCTTTAAATACGGGTTATCAAGCGATTAGtagcggtaaaaggtaaaataaacataggtcctaaaatgggtaattagatAAAATAAGacaagtataaattgctaagcgtTCGTACTAAAACTATGAAattcgggaatgtctaacaccttctcctgggttaacagaattccttacctagttTTTCTAGTTTTGCAGACTTTAAACGAAgtcaaattttcctcgatttgagatttaaaataaatcgatgacttgggacaccataaaattatcccaagtggcaactctgaaattaaataaataatctcatttcgattaatgtcactttaattggaaaaactcccttacatCCCCTCGggtaaaaaggagatgtgacagtTACGGTAAATTAATTTTCCTTCGCATTTTGATTTCCCCTATTATTTTTTTGTGTAAGTGCCATTTACATAATGACGCAAAAAGTCACAACAGTCACTCTGAAAAGTTGCACCTCTTTATCTAAACTCAAACTATTGGTTATAAATAACAGACCATTCCCTCAAATTTTCCTTACGAAAATTCTGAAATCTCCttctttcttctgcattgttttaactacaaaaaaaaaaagcaacagaaagtgtgatttgctaccgatcaTTGTGTTCATTGAAACACTGGAGTTTGAAGTACCGTTACACCAGTGTATAATCTGTTCTATCATggaaggaaataatccataacctcgGGTACTAGAAGGAGATTAAGTTCCTTAAAAAACACTGTAAATTCAGTGGATTCGGATTAAATTATGTTTGTTCTATACTTCtgtttatacattattttcctttctttggaattattttacaaatatagTATACTAACATGTAAAAGTTTTGAGCGAGTTTGAAATACCAAAAACAGACTTGCTTTTCCAAGCCCCGAAGAAGTCGAGATTTATAAACAAAAGCTGTCTTGCAAAAGGACAACCAGAGCAACCCCCACAAAACACCCATCATTAAAAAAGGTTAAAAGAATATCAATGCAAATGTCTCCAACGTACACATACTATTATCAGTGCGCAAGTATGTTACATAACAGCACTTGATTAACAAGATTACTCAATCTACATACAGCAAGGTCAATTAATTACTGATAATTTCAAGTGCTTTCAGAAGTTTCAGCTGAAAGCCAAAAGAACAACTTTGAAATATTTGGATCCAAAAAAATAGCGAGCAACAGCAACAACTTGATTAACTTGTATGTTTAGCTAATTAATCAAAAGCTAtttaattgggtgagcatggaaACGAGCTCATCACTGGAAGGGCGATCAGCAGGCATGTCTGATAAGCATACCACTGCTATTTTAACGGCCATTAGCATCTCATCTTCCTCAATCTCTTCCCCGAGAATACTCTGATCTAATGCTTCTCGAGAATCGCCTGCTTCCTGCAAACGCTGAAGCCATTGCCCTAAACTTGTATCCCCGAAGAAGGGATCCGTTGGGTACCTTCCAGTTAATAGAACACCCAATATGACTCCAAAGCTGAATACATCACTCTTATCAGTATACCTGCTGCACAACAAAGTATAGGTTCAATAAAATATTAGACAAAGAAAAATTATACTGTTACCGATTAACCTATTGTGTCAAACAGAAGAGAAATTAGACACTTAGTCCTTGCAACTATAAAATCACAGAATTGAAGCCACTCTACACTGTCAAGTTTAATCAAGTCTAATGTCAATAATTGGATACCTGCAGCTCTCAGGAGGAGCATAGCTTGATGGTGCAACTGGGAGATTCACAATTTTGGCCAAACCGCAATCTGCTAACCTAGGCTCAAACTCAGCATCCAACATTACATTTGTGGGCTTCAGATTGCGATGCAGGATTCTAGGGTTACAAGAAAAGTGAAGATACTGAAGACCCTTGACAATCCCAACAGCAATTCGGAGTCTTACTTCCCAGCTAAGCTGCAGCTGATTTTCCCTAACTTTGTTCATTGCATCTTCAAGACTCCCATTAGGCACATAATCATAGACTAAAAAAATCCTATTCGATTCCCGGATGTAAGCCCTTAAACTCATCAAGTTTCTGTGCCTCAAACTAGCAATCACTTCAACTTCCTGCTGTATTCTTCTCTTCAAAGACTTGCTCTGTAACTCAAAGGATTCCAGCCTCTTGACTGCAACAGTAAGCCCATTGTCAAGAACAGTCCTGTAGTATCTACTTGACCCAAGCAACTGTGTGTCATTAGCAATTAGAGCTGATTGCAGAGTCTTGGCTGGAATTTTAGGAGAGAATACAACAGGGCCTTTGAGAATTGGGGGTTTGTTTATGTAACGAACAAAGCTCCGAACAAGCCAAGCAAAGAGAAGTGCACAAATCAATCCAGTTAACATCCCAAACAGAATACTCAGAAAAACCCTTTGAGACTGAGGTGGGGCTGTGGAGATTatcatccttctttggcactctACACACCTCAGCTGCACCCACAAAAACCCCACTTTGAAACCTGAATAGTAGATAAGCTTTGTCTTCCCCATGGAAAAAATTTATGATGTCAAGGTAGAGAGAAATTAATTAGAATTTGGTATGCTGGAATTTAAGCACCCAAAAAAGACTTTCTTTTCCCTCTCACTAGCACAGGAAGAAGGACCTCAGAAAGAGATTATGACTGCGCAGATAACAAAGAATTAAAGCAGTGTGGGAAATAACTTTTAGGGTTCCAAATAGCAAGCACTAAGAAACATTCAACTGACTCTGAATGTTGCCAGTGAAAATGGCGAGAGAACAATGGCAGACcagtttcttctttttttctctttctgaagAAAAATGCATTGCCCTCTAACTTTGCTGAAATGACCaagttttttaaataaaaaatactccCTCCACTTTAATTTATGTGAAcgtattttctttttggtccgtaccaaaaagaatgatctctttccttatttggaatcaatttacctttatgcaataatatatagccacacaaaatatatatatctcattgtacaccacaagttcaaatttttttatcttttcttaaactctgtgtcaAGTCAAATAAGTTTAgataaattgaaatagagggagtaatgaataaaagtgaacAGGGAAAATGTACCAGTAAGGCGTGGATAGGAGTGGCAGACTGATGTCACGAAATCTTCACGTTGAAGAAGAATCGAATCATTTTCAAAGTCCAAATTCCAAATAACATCTTTGCATAAATGACCAACAAGATTATTAGTGAATAAATTGACTTCTTTTTTTCGTCCACTAAAGAAACCAACAATTTGCTACAACTTATAGGGAATCCTCATATTTCAAATAGAGATGGCAAATGGGGCGGCGGGATAGGTACGGGTCGAGTTCTGTCTTAACCTGCAAAATTTCAATCCGTCCCATTCGGTCCGCATAGCATTTCCACTCGCGTTCTCCCGCTTCGTACTCACATCCGCGTTCACCCGTCCCACTAAGTTTTCCAGTATTTTTTATTTCCAATTGTCTTATTTTTAGAAACTTTCATTACATTAGTTGGAGCATCTTTATATTATCTCAAGGCCCATTCTTATGATATTCCCGATAACATTATTGTCTAGATCCGGATTTCCCATCATCGGGAGTTGTGAtagcgcctactagtgaaagttaAGCAAGCCAATCATTACAATTATTTaccttttccatttttaatcctcTAGCAGTTGTAAATTAACATTATATAAACAGCGGAAATAATAAAGCGGAAGAATGAAATGtaataatttaatattaataCCGATACAAATCCATAAATAAAAGCTACCCAGAACATGTATCACAatctcacagactgtctaggaatactacaaataggggttcgaaagataaatacaaagttgtttcgaaaatacataaaagaaacagtatgaaaagatagaaggagacgccaaggcttgcggacgcctgcaggactacctcgggtcacctgatggactgaaggcagtgacctcactgtggtccaaaagctgcaacactaggatctgcacacagtgcaaagtgcagtatcagcacaaccgaccccatgtgctggtaagtgcctagcctaacctcggggaagtagtgacaaggctaggacaagactaccaaatagacctgtgcagttaaatcatatatagtGGAAAAGTAAAGGCAGAAATTTACTGTTAAGGATAGGAGatggaaacatgctgcggggaacaaCAAGTGACAACAGAAAACCAACAGATAAATTTAAAGAACACCATAATTCAATTATCAGAAAGAATCAGAAAttaaagacaagtgcacgacatcacccttcgtgcttttactctcatcctcaccataagaatcaatataatcggcacgacattacccttcgtgcttttacctcacataatcatggcacagaATTATCCTTCGtacattatcactcatatcatttCACGACATTGTACATcctgcggcacgacatcacccttcgttcttttacctTACAatattggcacggcatcacccttcgtgcattaacactctcaaaatcatgcacgacatcaccattcatgctttacactcttcgtCACCCAAGCAATAATCACAAAgtaatttgggcaagggaatcaataatatcacaataaaatcctggcaagggaacaatagcataacaacaatatcccggcaaggaaaacaatatcatgaataataacatcccggcaagggagataataccaaaagcaataacatcccggcaagggagacaataaaataaacctcttctctctctcacatttacttcacaactcaattctcaacgcTCTACAacgttcaattaccaataatacttccacaagccttgttcaacaatagaattcatgatataaagcatgaacaatacgaaacagagtcacattaatcatagtataagactcacgggcatgcttgacaccaacgtatagatactcgtcaccatgactatacgtcgtactcaacaattaacacatagcaaataagacacaactcttaatccctcaagcaaaggttagaccaaacacttacctcaatgccacgaacacaattcaagcctcaccTATCGCTTTACCTCTGGTTTACACCatcaattcgcttgtatctagtcacaatttacttaacgatatcaataaatgctaaatgaatcaattctaatgcatgaaaataggtttttcaattatttccccaaaaagtcaaaaatcaaccccgggcctaCATGGTCataacccgaggttcgaaccaaaacccgattacccattcacccaagaactcaaatatcaaatttgttttgaaaccggacctcaaatcgaggtccaaatccccaaaaattgaaaatcctaagttctacccaaacacccaatttcccccgtGAAAAccgttgattttgaattgaaatcatgtgaaaagatattatagattaaagaaaatgaattagaaataacttacaattgatttggagaaaacTATTCTTtcgaaaatcgcccaagagagattaaggtttgagagagtttgaaaaataaagaaaaatgccTCTAAGTCCTAATTTactggtcgcagatgtcgcaattgcgactagggttcgcaattgcgaacccctttaGGACCtgctgccttcgcatttgcgagagaacCGTCGCATTTCGACATCGGATTTGCGATagaagtgtcgcatttgcgaccaaggcctgCCCAGgctaggttcgcatttgtgacaccTGGGTCGCAATTCCCATGCCTGAGAACTTCGCAATTACGAAACCTGATCTAGCAATTGCAAGATCAGAGGCCTGGGAAAAATATCAGATTCtagcaactttttcctaagtctaatttcactctgtggcctatccaaaactcactcgagccctcggggctccaaaccaaacatgcacgcaagtccaaaaacatcatacggacttgctcatgcgatcaaatcatcaaaatagcatcaacaactatgaattaaacctcaaatttatgaaatcactcaagaacatcaaaattactattttctcaactctAGGTcggttttataccaaaccaactccgatctttaccaaattttacagattcatcttaattattatttcaaacttgtactgggctccggaaccaagatacgggcccgataccatcaagaaaatgcatcaattcacttctaaaatcctttatatttccagaaaataattttctttaaaaatttatttctcgggcttaggacatcggaattcgatttcgggcatacgcccaagtcccatattttactacggacacTACGAGACCATCGGATCACGGGTCCAGGCCCGTTTACCGAGAAAGTTGACCAAAGTCagctttattcaattttaaaagccaatttccttattttacttagttatcacataaaagctttccagaaacgCGCCCAAACTGTGCACGtaaattgaggtgagacaaagagaggtttttaaggcctcaataCACAAAATCGACttgtaaaacaagtgatgaccttttgggtcatcacattctgtacctctaaaacaaccgttcatcctcgaacgaacatagaaaagaagtacctgagtcggagaaacTATGGGGATATCGACTCCGCATATCAAACatggactcccaggtcgctgcctcaacaggctgacctctccactgaacacgaacagaagggaaactcttcgatctcaactgacgaacctgccggtctagaacgGCTACCGTCTCCTCCTCATAgtacaagtccttgtccaactggacagtgctaaagtctaacacgtggaatggatcgccatgatacttctgaagcatggacacatgaaacactggatgcacgactgataaactcggcggctacccaagtctgtaagccacctctcccactcgatcaagaatcttaaacgtgccaatgaatctagggctaagctttctcctcttcccaaatctcatcacgcccttcataggcgacacctgaAGCAACACCCGTTCGCCGACAATGAATGCCATATTACGAACCTTACGGTcgtcataactcttttgcctggactgagctgtacgaaacctccagaatgatcctgaccttgtgtcgtgccccctttttcttgcaaaaattaggtttatgacatttgggaggacaactcattccttttcgGGAaatgggtttgaattgaagagtcaccacctaatgattaaagtgcattaggacactaggatgggtttgttttgagtaaccatagattgggtaagggcttgaaattatcccaagggaaggtgttaggcacccctcaggatccactagtgtggttcccggccaaactgttgttgtgacttaagtgcaaataacacataggcaaataaaggcttcaaataagaggggattttcacgtaatggttacaaataaacaaaagtaagaaaaaggaactaaaagagttgattttcttaaaagaaatggtttaaaaaaaatta includes the following:
- the LOC107782689 gene encoding inactive leucine-rich repeat receptor-like protein kinase CORYNE isoform X2 codes for the protein MGKTKLIYYSGFKVGFLWVQLRCVECQRRMIISTAPPQSQRVFLSILFGMLTGLICALLFAWLVRSFVRYINKPPILKGPVVFSPKIPAKTLQSALIANDTQLLGSSRYYRTVLDNGLTVAVKRLESFELQSKSLKRRIQQEVEVIASLRHRNLMSLRAYIRESNRIFLVYDYVPNGSLEDAMNKVRENQLQLSWEVRLRIAVGIVKGLQYLHFSCNPRILHRNLKPTNVMLDAEFEPRLADCGLAKIVNLPVAPSSYAPPESCRYTDKSDVFSFGVILGVLLTGRYPTDPFFGDTSLGQWLQRLQEAGDSREALDQSILGEEIEEDEMLMAVKIAVVCLSDMPADRPSSDELVSMLTQLNSF
- the LOC107782689 gene encoding inactive leucine-rich repeat receptor-like protein kinase CORYNE isoform X1; protein product: MGKTKLIYYSGFKVGFLWVQLRCVECQRRMIISTAPPQSQRVFLSILFGMLTGLICALLFAWLVRSFVRYINKPPILKGPVVFSPKIPAKTLQSALIANDTQLLGSSRYYRTVLDNGLTVAVKRLESFELQSKSLKRRIQQEVEVIASLRHRNLMSLRAYIRESNRIFLVYDYVPNGSLEDAMNKVRENQLQLSWEVRLRIAVGIVKGLQYLHFSCNPRILHRNLKPTNVMLDAEFEPRLADCGLAKIVNLPVAPSSYAPPESCSRYTDKSDVFSFGVILGVLLTGRYPTDPFFGDTSLGQWLQRLQEAGDSREALDQSILGEEIEEDEMLMAVKIAVVCLSDMPADRPSSDELVSMLTQLNSF